In Eubalaena glacialis isolate mEubGla1 chromosome 2, mEubGla1.1.hap2.+ XY, whole genome shotgun sequence, a single genomic region encodes these proteins:
- the LOC133085564 gene encoding large ribosomal subunit protein uL1-like, giving the protein MSSKVSRDTLYEAVREVLHGNQRKRRKFLETVELQISLKNYDPQKDKRFSGTVRLKSTPRPKFSVCVLGDQQHCDEAKAVDIPHMDIEALKKLNKNKKLVKKLAKKYDAFLASESLIKQIPRILGPGLNKAGKFPSLLTHNENMVAKVDEVKSTIKFQMKKVLCLAVAVGHVKMTDDELVYNIHLAVNFLVSLLKKNWQNVQALYIKSTMGKPQRLY; this is encoded by the coding sequence ATGAGCAGCAAAGTCTCCCGAGACACCCTCTACGAGGCAGTGCGGGAAGTCCTGCACGGGAACCAGCGCAAGCGCCGGAAGTTTTTGGAGACGGTGGAGCTTCAGATAAGCCTGAAGAACTATGACCCTCAGAAGGACAAACGCTTCTCGGGCACCGTCAGGCTTAAGTCCACTCCCCGCCCCAAGTTCTCCGTGTGTGTTCTGGGGGACCAGCAGCATTGTGATGAGGCCAAGGCTGTGGATATCCCCCACATGGACATCGAGGCTCTGAAGAAACTCAACAAGAATAAGAAACTAGTCAAGAAGCTGGCCAAGAAGTATGATGCCTTTTTGGCTTCAGAGTCTCTGATCAAGCAGATCCCACGAATCCTGGGCCCAGGCCTGAATAAGGCCGGCAAGTTCCCTTCCTTGCTGACCCACAATGAGAACATGGTGGCCAAAGTTGATGAAGTGAAGTCCACAATCAAGTTCCAGATGAAGAAGGTGCTGTGTCTGGCAGTGGCTGTTGGCCACGTGAAAATGACAGATGATGAGCTTGTGTACAACATCCACTTAGCTGTCAACTTCCTGGTGTCGTTGCTCAAGAAAAATTGGCAGAACGTTCAGGCTTTGTACATTAAGAGCACCATGGGCAAGCCCCAGCGCCTGTACTAA